The Burkholderia pyrrocinia genome has a segment encoding these proteins:
- a CDS encoding amino acid permease gives MTQQQRSFDNIVAREQGLRHALTSGQMAMIAIGGAIGTGLFLGSGFAIGLAGPSVLVSYAIGALIALLLMGALAEMTVAHPTAGSFGAYAEHYVGPLAGFLVRYAYWFAVVFAIGTEISAIAVFMKYWFPAVPGWYWVIGFSALLIAVNLASVTLYGSVEYAFSLLKIAAIVVFIVLGAYFVWSAPAASGIGFANYTAHGGFMPKGPWGTWVAVIVAIFSYMSIEAVAIAAGEARDPQHAVTRAFRSTVFRLVLFYLLTLSLMLAIVPWTQAGTDESPFVKVMAATHVPYAAGVINFVLLIAALSAMNSQLYVTTRMMFSLSRARLAPAVFGRLGTNGVPRAALWISTSGVAVAAVLVALAPDTAFTVMMAIAMFGALLTWLMIFVTHLRFRSQYRGPALAFRMWGHPFGSLLGAGLVAAILFTTAFTREFRMTMVVGIVFVVLLTLAYALHYRHQHAR, from the coding sequence GTGACACAACAACAACGGTCGTTCGACAACATCGTCGCGCGCGAACAAGGGTTGCGCCACGCGCTGACGTCGGGGCAGATGGCGATGATCGCGATCGGCGGCGCGATCGGCACGGGGTTGTTCCTCGGCAGCGGGTTCGCGATCGGGCTTGCCGGCCCGAGCGTGCTGGTCTCGTATGCGATCGGCGCGCTGATCGCGCTGCTGCTGATGGGTGCGCTCGCGGAAATGACCGTCGCGCATCCGACGGCCGGCTCGTTCGGCGCGTATGCCGAACACTACGTCGGCCCGCTCGCGGGCTTTCTGGTGCGTTATGCGTACTGGTTCGCGGTCGTGTTCGCGATCGGCACGGAGATCAGCGCGATCGCCGTGTTCATGAAGTACTGGTTCCCGGCCGTGCCCGGCTGGTACTGGGTGATCGGCTTCTCCGCGCTGCTGATCGCCGTGAACCTCGCGAGCGTCACGCTGTACGGCTCGGTCGAATACGCGTTCTCGCTGCTGAAGATCGCGGCGATCGTCGTGTTCATCGTGCTCGGCGCGTATTTCGTGTGGTCGGCGCCGGCCGCATCGGGCATCGGCTTCGCGAACTACACCGCGCACGGCGGTTTCATGCCGAAGGGGCCGTGGGGCACCTGGGTCGCGGTGATCGTCGCGATCTTCAGCTACATGAGCATCGAGGCCGTCGCAATTGCCGCGGGCGAAGCGCGCGATCCGCAGCACGCGGTCACGCGCGCGTTCCGCTCGACGGTGTTCCGGCTCGTGCTGTTCTACCTGCTGACGCTGTCGCTGATGCTCGCGATCGTGCCGTGGACCCAGGCCGGCACCGACGAAAGCCCGTTCGTGAAGGTGATGGCCGCGACGCACGTGCCGTACGCGGCGGGCGTGATCAACTTCGTGCTGCTGATCGCGGCGCTGTCGGCGATGAACAGCCAGCTCTACGTGACGACACGGATGATGTTCAGCCTGTCGCGCGCACGGCTCGCGCCGGCGGTGTTCGGCCGGCTCGGCACGAATGGCGTGCCGCGTGCGGCGCTGTGGATCTCGACGAGCGGCGTCGCGGTGGCGGCCGTGCTGGTTGCGCTGGCGCCCGACACGGCGTTCACCGTGATGATGGCGATCGCGATGTTCGGCGCACTGCTCACCTGGCTGATGATCTTCGTCACGCACCTGCGCTTCCGTTCGCAGTATCGCGGCCCCGCGCTCGCGTTCCGGATGTGGGGGCACCCGTTCGGCAGCCTGCTCGGCGCGGGGCTCGTCGCGGCGATCCTGTTCACGACCGCGTTCACTCGCGAATTCCGGATGACGATGGTGGTCGGCATCGTGTTCGTCGTGCTGCTGACGCTCGCGTATGCGCTGCACTACCGGCACCAGCACGCGCGCTGA
- the dut gene encoding dUTP diphosphatase has product MKLDLKILDARMRDYLPAYATTGSAGLDLRACLDAPVTLQPGETTLVPTGLAIHLADPGYAALILPRSGLGHKHGIVLGNLVGLIDSDYQGQLIVSTWNRGQTEFVLNPFERLAQLVIVPVVQAQFNIVDDFAESDRGAGGFGSTGRH; this is encoded by the coding sequence ATGAAACTCGACCTGAAGATTCTCGACGCGCGCATGCGCGACTACCTGCCCGCCTACGCGACCACCGGCAGCGCGGGCCTCGACCTGCGCGCGTGCCTCGACGCGCCGGTCACGCTGCAGCCGGGCGAAACGACGCTCGTGCCGACCGGCCTTGCGATCCACCTCGCCGACCCCGGCTATGCGGCGCTGATCCTGCCGCGCTCGGGCCTCGGCCACAAGCACGGCATCGTGCTCGGCAACCTCGTCGGCCTGATCGACTCCGACTACCAGGGCCAGTTGATAGTCTCGACGTGGAATCGCGGCCAGACCGAGTTCGTGCTGAACCCGTTCGAGCGGCTCGCACAACTCGTGATCGTGCCGGTCGTGCAGGCGCAGTTCAACATCGTCGACGACTTCGCGGAAAGCGATCGCGGCGCAGGCGGCTTCGGCAGCACTGGCCGTCACTGA
- a CDS encoding multicopper oxidase family protein yields MIRRTFLSRAIGVATASLFARTAWAQHAGHAGMAGMDSMDDMPGMSGMSAHAQHGKPAPAALAAADALPAGAPLAALRTLANESREPGTFRATLVAQPVARPVLRGVRPTTFWQFGAGTQGPVVGPLIDVREGDTVEIRFVNKLPQPSTIHWHGLPVPPDQDGNPSDPVAPGASRVYRFTLPKGSAGTYWYHPHPHMMTAEQVFRGLAGPFVVRAADDPLAGWPERNLFVSDLKLARDGTIAPNDMMDWMNGREGQFVLVNGARRPRIDVAGDERWRVWNACSARYLRVAFDDGRAFEHAGTDGGLFDAPRRVTSLLIAPGERAELLVRTGDRASRAVLQAAEYDRRKMAMSHDDGHGSLPPDPALALADVAFAPAEARALPATLRAVPPLGEPVAHKTVAFGEEMDMDAMMKGAAHGRPAGMRFTINGETYAPHRATLTSRRGDVERWEIRNATDMDHPFHLHGTQFQVIERASGGSRTAEPFRAWRDTVNVRSDETVTILVTQDMPGERMFHCHILEHEDLGMMGTLKVV; encoded by the coding sequence ATGATACGGAGAACCTTCCTGTCGCGCGCCATCGGTGTCGCGACCGCGTCGCTGTTCGCGCGCACGGCGTGGGCGCAGCATGCCGGTCATGCTGGAATGGCCGGCATGGATTCGATGGACGACATGCCCGGCATGTCAGGAATGTCGGCTCACGCGCAGCACGGCAAGCCCGCGCCGGCCGCGCTCGCGGCCGCCGACGCATTGCCGGCCGGCGCGCCGCTCGCGGCGTTGCGCACGCTCGCAAACGAAAGCCGCGAGCCCGGCACGTTCCGGGCCACGCTGGTGGCGCAGCCCGTTGCGCGGCCGGTGCTGCGCGGTGTGCGGCCGACCACGTTCTGGCAGTTCGGTGCGGGCACGCAAGGCCCCGTCGTCGGCCCGCTGATCGACGTGCGCGAGGGCGATACGGTCGAGATCAGGTTCGTGAACAAGCTGCCGCAGCCGTCGACGATCCACTGGCACGGCTTGCCCGTGCCGCCCGACCAGGACGGCAACCCGTCCGATCCCGTCGCACCTGGCGCGTCGCGCGTGTACCGCTTTACGCTGCCGAAGGGGAGCGCCGGCACCTACTGGTACCACCCGCATCCGCACATGATGACAGCCGAGCAGGTGTTTCGCGGGCTGGCCGGCCCGTTCGTCGTGCGCGCCGCGGACGATCCGCTCGCCGGCTGGCCCGAGCGCAACCTGTTCGTGTCGGACCTGAAGCTTGCGCGCGACGGCACGATTGCACCGAACGACATGATGGACTGGATGAACGGCCGTGAAGGTCAGTTCGTGCTGGTCAACGGCGCACGCCGGCCGCGGATCGACGTCGCCGGCGACGAACGCTGGCGCGTATGGAATGCGTGCAGCGCACGCTACCTGCGCGTCGCGTTCGACGACGGCCGCGCGTTCGAGCACGCGGGCACCGACGGCGGACTGTTCGACGCGCCGCGCCGCGTGACTTCGCTGCTGATCGCGCCGGGCGAGCGCGCGGAGCTACTGGTGCGCACCGGCGATCGCGCGTCGCGCGCGGTGCTGCAGGCGGCCGAATACGACCGCCGCAAGATGGCGATGTCGCACGACGACGGCCACGGCAGCCTGCCGCCCGATCCGGCGCTGGCGCTTGCCGATGTCGCGTTTGCGCCTGCCGAGGCGCGCGCGCTGCCCGCGACGCTGCGCGCGGTGCCGCCGCTGGGCGAACCGGTTGCGCACAAGACAGTCGCGTTCGGCGAAGAAATGGACATGGACGCGATGATGAAGGGCGCGGCACACGGCCGCCCGGCGGGCATGCGCTTCACGATCAACGGCGAGACCTACGCGCCGCACCGTGCGACGCTGACGAGCCGGCGCGGCGACGTCGAGCGTTGGGAGATCCGCAATGCCACCGACATGGACCATCCGTTCCACCTGCACGGCACGCAGTTCCAGGTGATCGAGCGCGCGTCGGGCGGCTCGCGCACGGCCGAACCGTTCCGCGCATGGCGCGATACCGTGAACGTGCGCAGCGACGAAACCGTGACGATTCTCGTCACACAAGACATGCCTGGCGAACGCATGTTTCATTGCCACATTCTCGAACACGAGGATCTCGGCATGATGGGCACGCTGAAGGTTGTGTAA
- a CDS encoding cold-shock protein, which yields MATGIVKWFNDAKGFGFITPDEGGEDLFAHFSAITMNGFKTLKEGQKVSFDVVQGPKGKQASNIQAA from the coding sequence ATGGCAACTGGTATCGTTAAGTGGTTCAACGACGCGAAGGGCTTCGGTTTCATCACTCCCGACGAGGGCGGTGAGGATCTGTTTGCTCACTTCTCGGCTATCACCATGAATGGCTTCAAGACGCTGAAGGAAGGCCAGAAGGTGAGCTTTGACGTCGTTCAAGGACCGAAGGGCAAGCAAGCGTCGAACATCCAGGCCGCATAA
- the clpA gene encoding ATP-dependent Clp protease ATP-binding subunit ClpA, which translates to MIAQELEVSLHMAFMEARQARHEFITVEHLLLALLDNPTAAEVLRACAANIEDLRQNLRNFIHDNTPTVPGTDDVDTQPTLGFQRVIQRAIMHVQSTSNGKKEVTGANVLVAIFGEKDSHAVYYLQQQGVTRLDVVNFISHGIAKTNSGEAAKSTDANAESEDANAQKETPLAQFTQNLNQMAKDGRIDPLIGREPEVERVVQVLCRRRKNNPLLVGEAGVGKTAIAEGLAYRITRGEVPDILANAQVYSLDMGALLAGTKYRGDFEQRLKTVLKELKERPHAILFIDEIHTLIGAGAASGGTLDASNLLKPALSSGTLKCIGATTFTEYRGIFEKDAALSRRFQKVDVSEPTVEQTVAILRGLKSRFEEHHGVKYSSGALSAAAELSARFITDRHLPDKAIDVIDEAGAAQRILPKSKQKKTIGKSEIEEIISKIARVPPQSVSQDDRSKLQTLDRDLKSVVFGQDPAIDALAASIKMARAGLGKMDKPIGAFLFSGPTGVGKTEVARQLAFTLGIELIRFDMSEYMERHAVSRLIGAPPGYVGFDQGGLLTEAVTKKPHCVLLLDEIEKAHPDIYNVLLQVMDHGTLTDNNGRKADFRNVIIIMTTNAGAESMQKATIGFTTRRETGDEMTDIKRLFTPEFRNRLDSIISFRSLDEEIIMRVVDKFLIQLEEQLHEKKVDALFTDALRKHLAKHGFDPLMGARPMQRLIQDTIRRALADELLFGKLVNGGHVTVDVDENDKVQLSFDKLANPPHKPNEETVEVE; encoded by the coding sequence ATGATTGCCCAGGAATTGGAAGTCAGCCTGCACATGGCGTTCATGGAAGCACGCCAGGCGCGCCATGAGTTCATTACGGTCGAGCATCTGCTGCTGGCCCTGCTGGATAATCCGACGGCAGCCGAGGTGTTGCGCGCGTGCGCGGCAAACATCGAGGACCTGCGTCAGAACCTGCGCAATTTCATCCACGACAACACACCTACCGTCCCGGGCACCGACGATGTCGATACCCAGCCGACGCTCGGTTTCCAGCGCGTGATCCAGCGCGCGATCATGCACGTCCAGTCGACGTCGAACGGCAAGAAGGAAGTGACCGGCGCGAACGTGCTGGTCGCGATCTTCGGCGAGAAGGATTCGCACGCGGTGTACTACCTGCAGCAGCAGGGCGTCACGCGCCTCGACGTCGTGAACTTCATTTCGCACGGCATCGCGAAGACGAACAGCGGCGAAGCCGCGAAGTCGACCGACGCGAACGCGGAAAGCGAAGACGCGAATGCGCAGAAGGAAACGCCGCTCGCGCAGTTCACGCAGAACCTGAACCAGATGGCGAAGGACGGCCGCATCGATCCGCTGATCGGTCGCGAGCCCGAGGTCGAGCGCGTCGTGCAGGTGCTGTGCCGCCGCCGCAAGAACAATCCGCTGCTCGTCGGCGAGGCCGGCGTCGGCAAGACCGCGATCGCGGAAGGGCTCGCCTATCGCATTACGCGCGGCGAAGTGCCCGACATCCTCGCGAATGCGCAGGTCTACTCGCTCGACATGGGCGCGCTGCTCGCAGGCACCAAGTATCGCGGCGATTTCGAGCAGCGTCTGAAGACGGTGCTGAAGGAGCTCAAGGAGCGTCCGCACGCGATCCTGTTCATCGACGAAATCCATACGCTGATCGGCGCGGGCGCCGCGTCGGGCGGCACGCTCGATGCGTCGAACCTGCTGAAGCCGGCGCTGTCGTCGGGCACGCTCAAGTGCATCGGCGCGACCACGTTCACCGAGTATCGCGGCATCTTCGAGAAGGACGCGGCGCTGTCGCGGCGCTTCCAGAAGGTCGACGTGAGCGAGCCGACCGTCGAGCAGACGGTCGCGATCCTGCGCGGCCTGAAGTCGCGCTTCGAGGAACACCACGGCGTCAAGTATTCGTCGGGCGCGCTGTCGGCCGCGGCCGAACTGTCGGCGCGCTTCATCACCGACCGTCACCTGCCGGACAAGGCGATCGACGTGATCGACGAGGCGGGCGCCGCGCAGCGCATCCTGCCGAAGTCGAAGCAGAAGAAGACGATCGGCAAGAGCGAGATCGAGGAAATCATCTCGAAGATCGCGCGCGTGCCGCCGCAGAGCGTGTCGCAGGACGACCGCAGCAAGCTGCAGACGCTCGACCGCGACCTGAAGAGCGTCGTGTTCGGCCAGGATCCGGCGATCGACGCGCTGGCGGCATCGATCAAGATGGCGCGCGCGGGCCTCGGCAAGATGGACAAGCCGATCGGCGCGTTCCTGTTCTCCGGCCCGACGGGTGTCGGCAAGACCGAAGTGGCGCGCCAGCTCGCGTTCACGCTCGGCATCGAGCTGATCCGCTTCGACATGTCGGAGTACATGGAGCGTCATGCGGTGAGCCGCCTGATCGGCGCGCCGCCGGGCTATGTCGGGTTCGACCAGGGCGGGCTGCTGACCGAAGCCGTCACGAAGAAGCCGCATTGCGTGCTGCTGCTCGACGAAATCGAGAAGGCGCATCCGGACATCTACAACGTGCTGCTGCAGGTGATGGACCACGGCACGCTGACGGACAACAACGGCCGCAAGGCGGATTTCCGCAACGTCATCATCATCATGACGACGAACGCGGGCGCCGAGTCGATGCAGAAGGCGACGATCGGCTTCACGACGCGCCGCGAAACGGGCGACGAGATGACCGACATCAAGCGCCTGTTCACGCCGGAGTTCCGCAACCGCCTGGATTCGATCATCAGCTTCCGCTCGCTCGATGAGGAAATCATCATGCGCGTGGTCGACAAGTTCCTGATCCAGCTCGAGGAACAGCTGCACGAGAAGAAGGTCGACGCGCTGTTCACCGACGCGTTGCGCAAGCATCTCGCGAAGCACGGCTTCGACCCGCTGATGGGCGCGCGGCCGATGCAGCGGCTGATCCAGGACACGATCCGTCGCGCGCTGGCCGACGAACTGCTGTTCGGCAAGCTCGTCAACGGCGGTCACGTGACGGTCGACGTTGACGAAAACGACAAGGTGCAGTTGTCGTTCGACAAGCTGGCGAATCCGCCGCACAAGCCGAACGAAGAGACGGTCGAAGTCGAGTAA
- the coaBC gene encoding bifunctional phosphopantothenoylcysteine decarboxylase/phosphopantothenate--cysteine ligase CoaBC: protein MAHAELAGKHLVLGLTGGIACYKIAELTRLLTKAGATVQVAMTEAATQFITPVTMQALSGRPVYTSQWDARIDNNMAHIDLSREADAIVIAPASTDFIAKLAHGFADDLLSTLCVARDCPLLVVPAMNRQMWQNPATQRNVAQLRADGVSVLGPDSGAQACGEVGDGRMLEPEAIYEAIVAHFAPKVLAHRRVLITAGPTFEPLDPVRGLTNRSSGKMGFALARAAQQAGADVHLVAGPVALDTPWGVYRQDVQTAQQMYDAVMHAVTDADIFIAVAAVADWRVEQPAEHKMKKTADRKMPALAFVENPDILASVAALPDPPFCVGFAAESGDLDVHGDEKRKRKNVPLLVGNLGPLTFGRDDNEVVLFEAAGLTRLPRAPKDELAHALVAEIAKRLPDNRLI, encoded by the coding sequence TTGGCACACGCAGAACTCGCAGGAAAACACCTCGTTCTCGGCCTGACGGGCGGCATCGCCTGCTACAAGATCGCCGAGCTCACCCGGCTCCTCACGAAGGCCGGCGCGACCGTGCAGGTCGCGATGACCGAAGCCGCCACGCAATTCATCACGCCCGTCACGATGCAGGCGCTGTCGGGCCGGCCCGTCTATACGAGCCAGTGGGACGCGCGCATCGACAACAACATGGCGCACATCGACCTGTCGCGCGAAGCCGACGCGATCGTGATCGCGCCCGCGTCGACGGATTTCATCGCGAAGCTCGCGCACGGGTTCGCGGACGACCTGCTGTCGACGCTGTGCGTCGCGCGCGACTGTCCGTTGCTCGTCGTTCCCGCGATGAACCGCCAGATGTGGCAAAACCCGGCCACGCAGCGCAACGTCGCGCAACTGCGCGCGGACGGCGTGTCGGTGCTCGGCCCGGATTCGGGCGCGCAGGCGTGCGGCGAAGTCGGCGACGGCCGCATGCTCGAGCCCGAGGCGATCTATGAAGCGATCGTCGCGCATTTCGCGCCGAAGGTGCTCGCGCATCGGCGCGTGCTGATCACGGCCGGCCCGACGTTCGAGCCGCTCGACCCGGTGCGCGGCCTCACGAACCGCTCGAGCGGCAAGATGGGCTTCGCGCTCGCGCGCGCCGCGCAGCAGGCCGGCGCCGACGTACATCTCGTCGCCGGGCCGGTCGCGCTCGACACGCCATGGGGCGTGTACCGCCAGGACGTGCAGACCGCGCAGCAGATGTACGACGCGGTAATGCATGCCGTCACCGATGCCGACATTTTCATCGCGGTGGCCGCGGTCGCCGACTGGCGCGTCGAACAGCCGGCCGAGCACAAGATGAAGAAGACCGCCGACCGCAAGATGCCGGCGCTCGCATTCGTCGAGAACCCCGACATCCTCGCATCGGTCGCGGCGCTGCCCGATCCGCCGTTCTGCGTCGGGTTCGCGGCCGAAAGCGGCGATCTCGACGTGCACGGCGACGAGAAGCGCAAACGCAAGAACGTGCCGCTGCTCGTCGGCAACCTCGGGCCGCTGACGTTCGGCCGCGACGACAACGAAGTCGTGCTGTTCGAGGCCGCCGGCCTCACGCGCCTGCCGCGCGCGCCGAAGGACGAACTCGCGCATGCGCTCGTCGCGGAAATCGCGAAGCGCCTGCCCGACAACCGCCTGATCTGA
- the clpS gene encoding ATP-dependent Clp protease adapter ClpS: MAIIPDKQDSTVLERKQQKLKPPSMYKVVLLNDDFTPMEFVVMVVQEYFKKDRETATQIMLKVHREGRGVCGVYTRDIASTKVEQVVTHARQAGHPLQCVMEEA; this comes from the coding sequence ATGGCGATTATCCCGGACAAGCAGGACAGTACCGTCCTGGAACGCAAGCAGCAGAAGCTCAAGCCGCCTTCGATGTACAAGGTGGTGCTGCTGAACGACGACTTCACGCCGATGGAGTTCGTCGTGATGGTGGTCCAGGAGTATTTCAAGAAGGATCGCGAGACGGCCACGCAGATCATGCTGAAGGTCCATCGCGAAGGGCGAGGAGTTTGTGGGGTCTATACGCGGGACATCGCGTCGACCAAGGTTGAGCAAGTCGTTACCCATGCGCGGCAGGCCGGGCATCCGCTGCAGTGCGTGATGGAGGAAGCATGA
- a CDS encoding membrane protein — MNKLPEITLAFWIMKICATTLGETGGDLLSMTLNVGYAVSSIMLFGFFLVTLGAQLKTTRYRPAIYWAVIVATSTAGTTMSDFMDRTLGLGYAAGSSILVAILLAIFAVWRLSGESLSVDLIRTRKVELLYWIAILFSNTLGTALGDFLADSSGLGFGGGALLIGGLLAAIVLAHYFTRISGVLLFWAAFVLTRPFGATVGDLLTKPVAKGGLALGTVGSSAVLLGVLVALVIYASIAQARRREPVPARIAQPVSE; from the coding sequence ATGAACAAACTTCCCGAAATCACGCTTGCGTTCTGGATCATGAAGATCTGCGCGACGACGCTCGGCGAAACCGGCGGCGACCTGCTGTCGATGACGCTGAACGTCGGCTACGCGGTGAGCTCGATCATGCTGTTCGGTTTCTTCCTCGTGACGCTGGGTGCGCAGCTCAAGACGACGCGCTATCGCCCGGCGATCTACTGGGCCGTGATCGTCGCGACGAGCACGGCCGGCACGACGATGTCCGACTTCATGGACCGCACGCTCGGCCTCGGTTATGCCGCCGGCTCGTCGATCCTCGTCGCGATCCTGCTGGCGATCTTCGCGGTCTGGCGGCTCAGCGGCGAATCGCTGTCGGTCGACCTGATCCGCACGCGCAAGGTCGAGCTGCTGTACTGGATCGCGATCCTGTTCTCGAACACGCTCGGCACCGCGCTCGGCGATTTTCTCGCGGACAGCTCGGGGCTCGGTTTCGGCGGCGGCGCGCTGCTGATCGGCGGGCTGCTTGCGGCGATCGTGCTCGCGCACTATTTCACGCGGATCTCCGGCGTGTTGCTGTTCTGGGCCGCGTTCGTGCTCACGCGTCCGTTCGGCGCGACGGTCGGCGACCTGCTGACGAAGCCGGTCGCGAAGGGCGGGCTCGCGCTCGGTACGGTCGGCTCGTCGGCCGTGCTGCTCGGCGTGCTGGTCGCGTTGGTGATCTATGCGAGCATCGCACAGGCACGGCGACGCGAACCGGTACCCGCTCGGATCGCGCAGCCGGTCAGCGAATGA
- the lspA gene encoding signal peptidase II translates to MAKTLSKPASGALAPWLGISLIVILFDQLSKIAILKTFAYGAQHALTSFFNLVLVYNRGAAFGFLSTASGWQRWAFTALGIGATLVICFLLKRHGHQRLFSVSLALILGGALGNVIDRLVYGHVIDFLDFHLGAWHFPAFNLADSAITVGAVLLIYDELRRVRGSR, encoded by the coding sequence ATGGCGAAAACCCTGTCGAAACCGGCCAGCGGCGCGCTTGCGCCCTGGCTCGGCATTTCGCTGATCGTGATCCTGTTCGATCAACTGTCGAAGATCGCGATCCTGAAAACGTTCGCGTATGGCGCGCAGCATGCGCTGACGTCGTTCTTCAACCTGGTGCTGGTGTACAACCGCGGCGCCGCATTCGGCTTCCTGTCGACCGCGAGCGGCTGGCAGCGCTGGGCGTTCACCGCGCTCGGCATCGGCGCGACGCTCGTGATCTGCTTCCTGCTGAAGCGCCACGGCCACCAGCGGCTGTTCAGCGTGTCGCTCGCGCTGATCCTCGGCGGCGCGCTCGGCAACGTGATCGACCGGCTCGTGTACGGTCACGTGATCGACTTTCTCGATTTCCACCTCGGCGCCTGGCACTTCCCGGCGTTCAACCTCGCCGATTCCGCGATCACGGTCGGCGCGGTGCTGCTGATCTACGACGAACTGCGTCGCGTGCGCGGCTCGCGCTAA